Genomic window (Sebastes umbrosus isolate fSebUmb1 chromosome 21, fSebUmb1.pri, whole genome shotgun sequence):
GATAACGTCATTGACTATTTTTCCATTGCCTTTGTAAGTGTGTCATTTATCCGGACTCTGTATAATAAAGTGTTTAGGGTGGAGCTCAAAGGGCAGGAGACTGTGACTGTGACACAGCAGCTGACTGCAGTCATGTTGCATCTCAAAACTGTCATAAGATTTGTGGTAAATCTGCACAAGAGTTCAACAAAATGTTTGCACGTGTTAAGAACACTGTCTTTTCCATGATACTCATTGTTCTTTATCACATTGTACTGCTTTTACAGATTGACCAAAATGGCACCTGAACTGCTGAACAGGAAACTATCCACAGCAGCTTTTCTTCAGAACCATCAAAGCAAAACTGAGCAAACCACATTTCTACCTTCCTCACAGAGCGAAACCTTTGGTTGAACTGACAACAAAATGCTGCAGTCAGACAGTCAATACACTAAACTGCGATGGCTAATAACCATTGCTGGACTGCTCCTGTATGTGGTGGACATTTGGACAGATGCCGCACTGGCACTGAAATATTTTCAACAGAATCACTTTGTGTGGGCTGGACTGACTCTAGTGTTTGTTTTGGCGGGGCTGCTGGTGACACAGATCTTCAGCTACGCCTGGTACACTGACGATATGAGTGGTATTCTGATTAACGCTGAAGTGAAACCAACCATATCAGGCTTGTCCAAAGGTAGACTTGCTATCCTGCACCTATTTGGTGTGGGCATCTTCACCAGGTATGACTGCCATAAGAGCGCTGTATTGTTTTATATCTGCAAATTTACACAAGCTGCTCATGTTGCCTATAATAAGGACTGTTATCAGACCATCTAGTATGCATTATCAGTCGGCATAAGCTCTgcttgtgttgcctaaacttaaattAGTTTTAGATTCTGTGCCTAAgcctaagtgattttgttgcgtAAGCCAAATAAAGTTTTAGTTTctttgcctaagcctaactaagtgttttttttttttgcgtaaaTCTAAGGAAGTTTTAGTTTCGTTACcagaacctaactaagtgtttttgttgccttaacctaaagtcGTTTTAGATTCGGTGCGTAAACCTAGcgaagtgtttttgtttcctaaacctaaagaagttttagctttgttgcctcaacctaattgtttttgtttcctaaaccaaaATAAGTTTTAgtttctttgcctaaacctaattggtttgttgcctaaacctaaagaagttttagtttcattgcctaaacctaactaagtgtttttgttgactaaacctaaaatagttttagttttgtggcctaaacctaactgtttttgttgcctaaacctaaagaaggtttaatgttgttgcctaaacctaaacaaactgttttgtttgtgttcaaaacgtaatgtttcattcagttttaaaacatgttagaaccaacgtagtaggcccctaatgactcacatctatggtgcttatagcgactgattaAGCCTaattaatggcctgataacagtcaaatagGGTGCAGGTAAGGAATACCTGCATGTTGTGACTCAAAATGTGCGGTATGCTAATCATGCACAACGGCATGGTATGGAAAGTGCAAAACTGGAATAACCACATCAAGCTGCAGTGCATTGTAGGATGTGAATCATCGTCtgtgcagcagcaaaacattcaATACTGACAAATGTATTGCATGGTGACGACAACCTGTCTGACTCtgttgtcatgtgtttttcAACCACCTGTTGCTAGGTATTATCACATGCTGAAGAAAGGCTACAATGTGGTTTGGACAACAAATTCCTATacagtggaggagaggagagatgtgcACCACAAACTGTTTTGCCTGGCTACGGATCTGAGCATGCTCAAACTGTTCGAGGCTTTCCTAGAGAGCGTTCCCCaactcctcctgcagctctACATAGTGATGGGCCACGAGGAATGCTCAGTCATGCAGTGTAAGTAAAGGCAGAAGGTGACATATCTATGAATTTACTATATCATTATTTATAGCATCTGTATATTTCTTTCAGTTTTATCTATGGCGTTCTCCTTCTTCAACATTGCCTGGGCCCTGGTTGACTACCGCCGCTGCCTGCGCAGATCCCTCCCCCACATCAGTGAGATGCCCTCTGGCCTCCCCACAGCAGTCTACCTCCTCTACAAACTCTGCACCATCACCAGCCACATCCTCAGCTAcgccctcctcctcatcctgagCCCCTACAGCGCAATAGCTCTCACCGTCCTCTGGCTGCTGGGGACATCCTGGACACACGCGCTTCAGACCAACTTCTGTTCTTCCCAAACGCTCGAGCACGTGTACCGAGCAGTCACCGGGGTCATCCTCACGTTCACCTTTTTCAACGTCAAAGGAAAGGACACCAAAGTAGAAATGATCACCTACTACTTGTTTTTCGCTTTTATAAACATTACAGCTCCTTCACTGCTGGCTTTGTTGAGGCCAGAGTTGCGGACAGCCACGTTTTTTCTGACAGTCAGTGGTTTAATATTTGGAGGTTCGGTGCTGGGGCTGGTTTGTCTCGTGCTGTACTACGTCCTCCTGCATCCCAGAGAGAAGTGGCGAGAGGCAGACGAGGCGGACGGCCTGGGGAATGAAACACAGACCACGAGGAGAATAAGGAACTTTTTACAGCCTTGATGATCTAACCATATTCTGAGGAAAGTCTACTTTTTCATAACTAACACAAATGGCTAACAAAGTGCAATATAGTTGAGtgtataactttatttattcttgttttaatAAACGTGTCGATGAATCACATATTTATTCTTATCATATctataaaaagtaatttatttgCTAATCATAATGGATAGCTGTCTCCTTTGGTATATCACTGTGACCAAGACTGACATTAATAATGCATTGTAATAAAATCTAAAACTGATATTATGGTCTAAATCATTTGGTTTCTCTTGTTTCTGCATtagaaatacacattttatgTGATGTACAAAGACAAAATGATAAGCATAATTGTTATATTGTATCCTTGCAAGCTGTTctctaatttttttttccccccacaccTTCTTGTTGTCAGTGTCGAGTATACGAATAGTCCACTAATATCACCTGGTGTGCCAAGTCAGCAGGCTACTATTGGTGGGCGTGGAGAGATTCTTTCTTTAAGCATGTAACACACATGTTAAACACAAGGTGGCGATATTGTCTCGGTTGTCTTTTCTAGGTGAGGTCCTCTACTGACACCCATATTAACAAAACGTCATGCTTTTGGTCAGAAAACATGCAACAATATTTCAGGACCAAAACTTTTCCAATCACATTAATGTTTTCTCCTTTACTATTTCCAGTGCCCAGTTGGATATAACCACAAGATGCTTAGGTGCTTTTATTGTTACCCTTTAAAATCTCAACTGTAATTGTACGATTTATGCGATTCCTCAATTATTTAGTCCTTTGTTTGAAGTTGGGATTCACGTTAATTGACCTGGAAAGGATTCAAGCTCTTGCTCAACGTCAATCCAGCAGAAGGGATGCTCGCCAGCAGCACAGGCTTGAATATAGTTTCTCCTGCTCTTAAACCACCAACATCATCTCATTGGCCTCGAATTAAACTATAAATACCAGCTACTACTCTGATATTTCTCTTCCCAATCCCTAGAAAACTCAAAGGTGGCAACTAAACATTTCCCTAACCTCAGAAATGATGAACACGGGAGTCATGGATGAGCTAACTAGAAATAACAAACTGGTGCTAATTTTGTTTTGACTACCAGCAAAATAGTGTGTGAGTCAAGCCCAGAGAGCAGTGGACGCTGTTTCCTCCTGGCCATGGGCAAAGGGGGGTGGCTGTGCTCGACTGGCCCAGTGTGAGCTCACCTGGGAGGAACGCTGACAAACCGCAGGGTCCAGAGAGCACCATGCTTGTTGGCTCTCAAATAAATGcaccctccccctcctctcttcctttaaGTCAGCCAAACTCAGAGCTTTTTGACTTGTTTACTCCAAGGGGCCACTTAAACTTTCATGTGTCAGTTGTGCTCTGTCAGAGGCACtctataaaatgacaaattTAAGTGAGGAGCTTGCGTTGGAGAGGAAATGAATCACTGCCAGGCAGACTCAATGTTTTTTCTTAGTGTGTATTTAGAGTAATCAATCTACTTGTTCTACAAAAATAGCTTTAGATGGATAGAATCCAGATAGCTTACCTTTGGAACCAAAAGGATGACACTGCACCTGTAGGCAGGACACATCATAAGGGAGTAAATAAAATGACTTCATCCTTTGCAACTCAGATGATGGAtgctcccctctctcccttccaCTGTATATTTCCTTGGGTTCAGTGGACTAATGCGATGTAAACCTGCCAAAGGGACTTTTATTGGGAGAAGATGCATGTGTCCTGGGCTGGAGTCCTAAGCAGTCTGTCCTTCTCTGTCTTCCTTTGCTTTCGTTGCGCTATACGCATACTTTTGGCCGTGACTCACCACTGATAGCACTGCCAGGGACCAGTCACAAGCCATTGGGATGAAACGTGGTGAGTAAAGCattacctccctctctctccgggagaaaacaagcagagagagCGCTCTGGCGTTGACAAGCTCTCTGTAATTTCCACTTCTGGCACCGAGAGCTTAATACCCAGTAATCTCTCACTGTGATCTCACTGTAATGCACCTCCAGAAGGGCTGGAGAGCACGGTGAGAATCTGAGAAACTAATAGCGAATCAAGGATGATGATACGTGACAGTGGAAGATGAATCCCCAAAGGCCTTCATTTCGCTCGGTCCAAGGACAGAAAACATTGACCGCCGAGTGCACACACGAGGGCGCAAAACACAAAGACGTGTAAACTCACACGGCCGTCACTGTCAGCAGCTCACTTTTGTCTGATTGAACGGCGCTCGGCGTCTGCATAAACAACCTTGACCTCTCTGTAACCATCACTAGCTTTTCACCAAATcttatctttttgttttccatCACCACATCCTGTAACAGCCGGTCAGgacctgggggggggggggccttCCTGGCGTACGCCGTCCCCACAATTTGTACAGACACAATAAACCCAGAGAGGCAGGCTGTTTTTCATTAGGGCTTCAAAGTCCATATAAACCATGATTAATGAAGTCCTGAGATGTTGTATGTCTTTAATTATTATGACTTGACTTGCTGCACCAGTGCCACAGATGCATTAGCAATGTTGGCGATCTGTACACGTCTGCCTGGCTCGCTCTGACATGGCAGCTTCGCCTCGCTCTTG
Coding sequences:
- the xkr9 gene encoding XK-related protein 9, yielding MLQSDSQYTKLRWLITIAGLLLYVVDIWTDAALALKYFQQNHFVWAGLTLVFVLAGLLVTQIFSYAWYTDDMSGILINAEVKPTISGLSKGRLAILHLFGVGIFTRYYHMLKKGYNVVWTTNSYTVEERRDVHHKLFCLATDLSMLKLFEAFLESVPQLLLQLYIVMGHEECSVMQFLSMAFSFFNIAWALVDYRRCLRRSLPHISEMPSGLPTAVYLLYKLCTITSHILSYALLLILSPYSAIALTVLWLLGTSWTHALQTNFCSSQTLEHVYRAVTGVILTFTFFNVKGKDTKVEMITYYLFFAFINITAPSLLALLRPELRTATFFLTVSGLIFGGSVLGLVCLVLYYVLLHPREKWREADEADGLGNETQTTRRIRNFLQP